One Streptomyces sp. NBC_01217 genomic region harbors:
- a CDS encoding acyl-CoA dehydrogenase family protein: MTATIDSPSTERSVELLTGVLLGDNFRQEHGFWQRLISTEPFRRTDLRTSEERLRLAYERLRILNDSLDSGARLAADPRALAAMHEWLGPLDPALTTVAGIHYNLFLGSLLDHDGDGRRDLSDFLRLRGIGTFLCTEVAHGNDATSVETTAAYDRERDGFVLHTPHAGAQKFMPNTSPAGGPKTGLVAARLLVDAVDHGVFLFLVPLTDAVRALPGVRVRRLPARMGSPVDHCLTSFDQVFVGRDALLGGDHGRIGDDGEFSSAVGNRRRRLLTSIGRVTSGKISMSACAVGSARATLAVAVRYGGHRYISGPRGSHPVPVIAHRSHHGPLARAMATVFAMSLLHRRALDRWERRKDGSGAGREEAERLVAVAKGWITWQARAVIVECRERCGAQALLENNGMSQLITGVEGAITAEGDNLAIHAKAAAEMLFAGEPAVLDAPFGRGSGDLEDPGFLGGLLAALEEIWFGRARQRMGRVAHGDPLERWNAASGPALRGVEAHAHRQAFRAYADAVAALPEGPARERLAGLQRLFTLDVIARNSGDLLAEGYVTADQVRDLPDTVEELIAVVAAQLPALADSFALPRELLADWPIAGADYADAYDDPAAAWHTAGERATAPGPR; this comes from the coding sequence ATGACCGCAACGATCGACAGCCCCTCCACCGAACGGTCCGTGGAACTCCTCACCGGTGTGCTCCTGGGCGACAACTTCCGCCAGGAGCACGGCTTCTGGCAGCGGCTGATCAGCACAGAACCGTTCCGCCGCACGGACCTGCGGACCTCCGAGGAGCGTCTGCGGCTCGCGTACGAGCGGCTGCGCATCCTCAACGACAGCCTCGACAGCGGCGCCCGGCTCGCCGCCGATCCACGTGCCCTCGCGGCGATGCACGAATGGCTCGGGCCCCTCGACCCGGCCCTCACCACGGTGGCGGGCATCCACTACAACCTCTTTCTCGGCAGCCTCCTCGACCACGACGGCGACGGCCGCCGCGATCTGTCGGACTTCCTCCGGCTGCGCGGCATCGGCACCTTTCTCTGTACGGAAGTGGCGCACGGCAACGACGCGACGTCCGTCGAGACCACGGCCGCCTACGACCGCGAACGCGACGGGTTTGTGCTGCACACACCGCACGCCGGTGCGCAGAAGTTCATGCCCAACACCAGTCCGGCGGGCGGTCCCAAGACCGGTCTGGTGGCCGCGCGGCTGCTCGTCGACGCGGTCGATCACGGGGTCTTCCTCTTCCTCGTACCGCTCACCGACGCCGTACGGGCCCTGCCCGGCGTACGGGTCCGCAGACTCCCCGCACGCATGGGCAGCCCGGTGGACCACTGCCTGACCTCCTTCGACCAGGTCTTCGTGGGGCGCGACGCACTGCTCGGCGGGGACCATGGACGGATCGGCGACGACGGCGAGTTCAGCAGTGCGGTCGGCAACCGCAGACGTCGCCTGCTCACGTCGATCGGGCGCGTCACCTCGGGCAAGATCTCGATGAGCGCCTGCGCGGTCGGCTCCGCGCGCGCGACGCTCGCCGTCGCCGTCCGCTACGGCGGCCACCGGTACATCTCCGGGCCCCGGGGATCGCACCCGGTGCCGGTGATCGCCCACCGCAGTCACCACGGGCCGCTCGCCCGGGCCATGGCCACCGTCTTCGCCATGAGCCTGCTGCACCGCAGGGCCCTGGACCGCTGGGAGCGGCGAAAGGACGGCTCGGGTGCGGGCCGGGAGGAGGCGGAGCGGCTGGTGGCCGTCGCCAAGGGCTGGATCACCTGGCAGGCCAGGGCCGTGATCGTCGAATGCCGTGAACGGTGCGGAGCCCAGGCGCTCCTGGAGAACAACGGCATGAGCCAGCTGATCACCGGGGTGGAAGGCGCCATCACCGCCGAGGGCGACAACCTGGCCATCCACGCCAAGGCGGCCGCGGAAATGCTCTTCGCCGGCGAACCGGCCGTGCTCGACGCCCCCTTCGGCCGCGGATCCGGCGATCTGGAAGACCCCGGATTCCTCGGCGGGCTCCTGGCGGCTCTGGAGGAGATCTGGTTCGGCCGGGCAAGGCAGCGGATGGGCCGCGTTGCGCACGGTGACCCGCTGGAGCGGTGGAACGCCGCGTCCGGTCCCGCCCTGCGCGGCGTCGAGGCCCACGCCCACCGGCAGGCGTTCCGGGCGTACGCGGACGCGGTGGCCGCTCTTCCCGAGGGGCCCGCCCGTGAGCGACTGGCCGGACTGCAAAGGCTGTTCACGCTCGACGTGATCGCCCGCAACAGCGGGGACCTGCTGGCGGAAGGGTATGTGACGGCTGATCAGGTAAGGGATCTTCCGGACACCGT